The following proteins are co-located in the Moraxella nasovis genome:
- a CDS encoding type I restriction endonuclease subunit R: protein MTTPIAQTNNFIVLDSYDKIEQFGSYQKESELEHELINDLIAQGYEHRTDLKTQNDLLANVRRELECLNDVAFTDSEWGRFCVEYLDKPSENVVDKTRKLHNDHIKDFVFDDGRIYNIALVDKKNITRNKLQVISQFKQTGTHANRYDVTILVNGIPMVHIELKKRGVSIREAFNQIHRYSKESFNSDSSLFKYLQIFVISNGTDTRYFANTTKRSKNSFDFTMNWARSDNTTIKDLKDFTATFFQKHTLLNVLLRYSVFDVSDTLLIMRPYQIAATERILWKIHSSFNAKNWSNVESGGYIWHTTGSGKTLTSFKSAQLATELPFIDQVFFVVDRKDLDYQTMKEYQKFSPDSVNGSSSTKGLKENLQKDDNKIIVTTIQKLNNLIKSEPNLPIYDKQVVFIFDECHRSQFGEAQKNIQRKFKKYYQFGFTGTPIFAQNALTADTTASVFGRELHSYVITDAIRDEKVLKFKVDYHNVKPAFKDIESEQDLGKLSAYETRQALLHPERIREVSRYILDNFRYKTRRLGATGKGFNAMFAVSSVDAAKLYYESLTGLQKDSPKPLTIATIFSYTANEEQDAVGDITDESFEPTALDSTAREFLDKAIGDYNARFKQSFGTDSQSFENYYKDLAKRVKNQEIDLLIVVGMFLTGFDAPTLNTLFVDKNLRYHGLIQAYSRTNRIYDATKPFGNIVTFRDLEKETVAAIELFGDKNTKNIILEKSFDEYMTGHSVDGEARRGYLDIVAELHERFANPDNIIKEKDKKDFVKLFSEYLKVENILQNYDEFAGLTALQNVDKDDTEAIADIQQKYGLDDEDVAKLQAMSLPSPRLIQDYRSTYNDIREWTRNQKEQENAEKSKIDWSDVVFEIALLKSQEINLDYILELIFDKHKRNGDKSALVDEIRHIVRSSLDNRAKESLVVDFINATDLDAMRDKAHIMEEFYTFAKAEQEREAMELIESENLNQEPAMRYIQASLRREYATDNGTELNDVLPKLSPLNPKYLTQKQSVFAKIVAFVEKFRGIGGLFGE, encoded by the coding sequence ATTTCATCGTCCTAGATAGCTACGACAAAATAGAGCAATTTGGCAGTTATCAAAAAGAAAGTGAGCTAGAACATGAACTTATCAACGACCTTATCGCCCAAGGTTATGAGCACCGCACTGATTTAAAGACGCAGAACGATTTGCTTGCCAATGTGCGTAGGGAACTTGAATGCTTAAACGATGTTGCCTTTACCGACAGCGAGTGGGGGCGATTTTGTGTAGAATATTTGGATAAGCCATCTGAGAACGTGGTTGATAAAACTCGCAAACTTCACAATGACCACATCAAGGATTTTGTGTTTGATGATGGGCGTATCTATAACATCGCCTTGGTGGATAAGAAAAATATCACTAGGAATAAATTACAAGTCATCAGCCAGTTTAAGCAGACAGGCACGCACGCCAACCGCTATGACGTTACCATTCTGGTCAACGGCATACCGATGGTGCATATTGAGCTTAAAAAGCGTGGCGTATCTATCCGTGAAGCCTTTAATCAGATTCATCGTTATAGTAAAGAGAGCTTTAATAGCGACAGCTCCTTATTTAAATACCTACAAATCTTTGTCATCAGTAACGGCACGGACACCAGATACTTTGCCAATACCACCAAACGAAGCAAAAACAGCTTTGATTTTACGATGAACTGGGCAAGGTCGGATAATACCACCATCAAGGATTTGAAGGATTTTACTGCCACCTTTTTTCAAAAGCACACGCTCCTAAACGTCCTGCTTCGCTACTCGGTGTTTGATGTTAGCGATACGCTTCTTATCATGCGACCGTATCAAATCGCTGCCACCGAGCGGATTTTGTGGAAAATTCACAGCTCTTTTAATGCCAAAAACTGGTCAAATGTGGAGAGTGGCGGTTATATTTGGCACACCACAGGCTCAGGCAAGACTTTGACGAGCTTTAAATCGGCACAGCTTGCCACCGAACTGCCCTTTATTGATCAGGTGTTTTTTGTGGTGGATAGAAAGGATTTGGACTATCAGACCATGAAAGAATATCAAAAGTTTAGCCCTGATAGTGTCAATGGCTCATCTAGTACCAAAGGTTTAAAGGAGAATTTACAAAAAGATGACAACAAAATCATCGTAACCACCATTCAAAAGCTCAACAATCTCATCAAATCCGAGCCAAATCTGCCGATTTATGATAAACAAGTGGTATTTATTTTTGATGAATGCCATCGCTCACAGTTTGGCGAAGCCCAAAAGAATATCCAGCGTAAATTTAAAAAATACTACCAATTTGGTTTTACAGGCACGCCAATTTTTGCCCAAAATGCCTTAACCGCCGACACCACCGCCAGTGTCTTTGGGCGAGAGCTACACTCATATGTCATCACCGATGCCATTCGTGATGAAAAGGTGCTGAAATTTAAGGTGGATTATCACAATGTCAAGCCTGCCTTTAAGGACATAGAGAGCGAGCAGGATTTGGGTAAATTATCCGCCTATGAGACCCGTCAAGCCTTATTGCACCCTGAGCGTATCCGTGAAGTTAGTCGTTATATTTTGGATAATTTTCGCTACAAAACCCGCAGACTAGGAGCGACTGGCAAGGGTTTTAATGCGATGTTTGCGGTGAGCAGTGTGGACGCTGCCAAGCTGTATTATGAAAGCCTAACTGGGCTACAAAAGGACAGTCCCAAGCCATTAACCATCGCCACCATCTTTTCATATACTGCCAACGAAGAGCAGGACGCTGTGGGCGACATCACGGACGAAAGCTTTGAGCCAACCGCCCTTGACAGCACGGCTAGGGAGTTTTTGGATAAGGCGATTGGTGATTATAATGCACGCTTCAAGCAATCTTTTGGCACAGACAGTCAGTCGTTTGAAAATTATTATAAAGACCTAGCCAAACGTGTCAAAAACCAAGAGATTGACCTGCTTATCGTGGTGGGTATGTTTTTGACAGGGTTTGATGCACCGACTTTAAACACGCTGTTTGTGGATAAGAACTTGCGTTATCATGGACTTATCCAAGCCTATTCACGTACCAACCGCATTTATGATGCGACCAAGCCTTTTGGTAATATTGTAACCTTTCGTGATTTGGAAAAAGAGACCGTGGCTGCCATTGAGCTGTTTGGCGACAAAAATACCAAAAACATCATCTTAGAAAAATCCTTTGATGAGTATATGACAGGTCATAGCGTGGACGGTGAAGCAAGGCGGGGCTATTTGGATATTGTGGCAGAGCTTCATGAGCGATTTGCCAATCCTGATAATATCATCAAAGAAAAAGACAAAAAAGACTTCGTCAAGCTATTTAGCGAGTATTTGAAGGTAGAAAATATCCTACAAAACTATGATGAATTTGCAGGACTTACCGCCCTACAAAACGTGGATAAGGACGACACAGAAGCGATAGCCGACATACAACAAAAATACGGTCTTGACGATGAAGATGTTGCCAAGCTACAAGCCATGAGTCTGCCCAGTCCACGACTTATCCAAGATTATCGTTCTACTTATAACGACATCAGAGAGTGGACACGCAATCAAAAAGAGCAAGAAAATGCCGAAAAATCCAAAATTGATTGGAGTGATGTTGTCTTTGAGATTGCCTTATTAAAATCACAAGAGATAAATTTGGATTATATCTTGGAGCTGATTTTTGATAAGCACAAAAGAAATGGTGATAAATCTGCCTTGGTAGACGAGATTCGCCATATCGTGAGAAGTAGCCTTGATAACCGTGCCAAAGAAAGTCTTGTTGTGGATTTTATCAATGCTACCGACCTAGATGCCATGCGTGATAAGGCTCATATTATGGAAGAGTTTTATACATTTGCCAAAGCTGAGCAAGAACGTGAAGCGATGGAGTTGATAGAATCGGAAAATCTAAACCAAGAGCCTGCCATGCGTTATATCCAAGCATCGCTACGCCGTGAGTACGCCACCGACAACGGCACAGAGCTAAACGATGTATTACCCAAGCTTAGCCCCCTAAATCCTAAATACTTAACCCAAAAACAATCAGTATTCGCCAAAATCGTGGCATTTGTGGAGAAGTTTCGTGGGATTGGCGGATTGTTTGGAGAATGA
- a CDS encoding DUF3990 domain-containing protein produces MITLYHGSNVEVATPKILSNLRAMDFGSGFYLTSNFHQAERWARLVCKRRGQGQAIVNIYEFDEVAPLNIKRFLSADGEWLEFVVTNRKALGMFDYDVVVGAVADDATLPVIDDYMDGRYTIDEAVKRLLPQNLTDQYAFCTQTALDYLTFIKSQII; encoded by the coding sequence ATGATAACGCTGTATCATGGTAGCAATGTGGAGGTTGCCACGCCAAAAATTTTATCAAATCTTAGAGCTATGGATTTTGGTAGTGGCTTTTATTTAACGAGTAATTTTCATCAAGCTGAGCGTTGGGCAAGACTTGTTTGCAAAAGACGTGGACAAGGGCAAGCGATAGTAAATATATATGAATTTGATGAAGTAGCCCCCTTGAATATCAAACGATTTTTATCCGCTGACGGTGAATGGCTTGAATTTGTTGTTACCAATCGCAAAGCTTTGGGTATGTTTGATTATGACGTTGTCGTTGGGGCGGTGGCAGATGATGCCACTTTGCCTGTGATAGACGATTATATGGACGGCAGATATACGATAGATGAAGCGGTAAAACGGCTATTGCCACAAAATCTCACCGACCAATACGCCTTTTGCACCCAAACCGCCCTTGACTATTTGACATTTATAAAGAGCCAAATCATATGA
- a CDS encoding DUF3791 domain-containing protein translates to MSKEHAFFIYLLERYAEHKGKSTQTVLGEWERLHLTENIVQMYERYHSERLQNAFDDIDEMITSSR, encoded by the coding sequence ATGAGTAAAGAACACGCCTTTTTTATTTATCTACTAGAACGCTACGCCGAACATAAGGGTAAATCCACCCAAACTGTGCTTGGCGAATGGGAGCGGTTACACTTAACAGAAAACATCGTACAAATGTATGAGCGGTATCATAGCGAACGGCTACAAAATGCCTTTGATGATATTGATGAGATGATAACAAGCAGTAGGTGA
- a CDS encoding Abi family protein, whose translation MKLSNMKPIKTWKSFDEQIEILQKRGLIIDDVNKSLGYLRMIGYYRLSGYLYSFRQIDKNNPKTRLDDFIIGSTFQDVKALYVFDKKLRQLALDALERIEIALRVNIAHTLGRYDPLAYKNSVCFSNKFDHNKWLNKHQELIKRHKDNSFVKHHLQHYADFPIWAVCEVWDFGTMSKLYQGMKSQDKNQIAKLYNLADGKVLQTHLHAFNFIRNVSAHHSRLWNKPIVFKANLKGFDGQWRQLPIEKPFVYFCLMKRMLDVICPNSTWGERFLALLEEFPQVENGAISLEQMGVIAN comes from the coding sequence GTGAAGTTAAGTAATATGAAGCCTATAAAAACGTGGAAAAGTTTTGATGAGCAAATTGAAATCTTACAAAAAAGAGGTTTGATTATTGACGATGTGAATAAGTCATTAGGTTATTTAAGAATGATTGGCTACTATCGTTTGAGTGGGTATTTGTATTCATTTCGCCAAATAGATAAAAATAATCCTAAAACTCGTTTAGATGACTTTATTATTGGTAGTACCTTTCAAGATGTGAAAGCTCTGTATGTTTTTGATAAAAAACTACGGCAGTTGGCACTCGATGCGTTGGAGCGAATAGAAATTGCTCTAAGGGTAAATATTGCTCATACTTTGGGTAGATATGACCCACTTGCTTATAAAAATTCCGTCTGTTTTTCAAATAAATTTGACCATAATAAATGGTTAAACAAACATCAAGAATTGATTAAAAGACACAAGGATAATAGTTTTGTGAAGCATCATTTACAGCATTATGCAGATTTTCCAATTTGGGCGGTATGTGAAGTGTGGGATTTTGGGACGATGTCTAAGTTATACCAAGGCATGAAGTCGCAAGACAAAAATCAGATTGCAAAGCTGTATAACTTGGCAGATGGCAAGGTTTTACAGACACATCTACATGCTTTTAACTTTATTCGCAATGTTTCGGCTCATCATAGCCGACTATGGAATAAGCCGATTGTATTTAAGGCAAATTTAAAAGGCTTTGATGGGCAATGGCGACAATTACCGATTGAGAAGCCTTTTGTTTATTTTTGTTTGATGAAAAGAATGCTTGATGTGATTTGCCCAAATTCTACTTGGGGCGAGCGATTTTTGGCGTTGTTGGAAGAGTTCCCGCAGGTGGAAAACGGAGCAATCAGCCTTGAACAAATGGGCGTAATTGCGAATTGA
- a CDS encoding restriction endonuclease subunit S: MNILQMIERCDVEWRELGKALIRTKGTKITAGQMKELHKEDAPIKIFAGGKTFALVDYDDIPQKDINHKPSIIVKSRGIIEFEYYDKPFSHKNEMWAYHSQDENVNLKFIYYFLKQNEPRFQAIGSKMQMPQIATPDTDKFKIPIPPLPIQEKIVQILDLFTSLEKELRTELALRQKQYAYYRELLLSFDSNSQQFPTHTHTLATVVWKTLGEVVDYIQPSKYLVHSTDYHDSFKIPVLTAGKTFILGYTNETDGIYPASDNPVIIFDDFTTANKWVNFDFKAKSSAMKIIVQKDNQVLLRYVYHWLNTLPDEESTDHKRQWISNFSKKPIPIPPLSTQTQIVAILDKFDTLTNSLTHGLPREIELRRKQYEYYQEKLLAFKQ, from the coding sequence ATGAATATTTTGCAGATGATTGAGCGGTGTGATGTTGAATGGCGAGAGCTTGGCAAGGCTTTAATTCGCACCAAAGGCACAAAAATTACCGCAGGGCAGATGAAGGAATTGCACAAAGAAGATGCTCCCATCAAAATCTTTGCAGGCGGTAAGACTTTTGCATTGGTTGATTATGATGATATCCCACAAAAGGACATCAATCACAAACCATCAATTATTGTCAAATCTCGTGGTATTATTGAATTTGAATATTATGATAAGCCTTTTTCTCATAAAAATGAAATGTGGGCATATCACTCCCAAGATGAAAATGTTAATTTAAAATTTATTTATTACTTTTTAAAACAAAATGAACCACGCTTTCAAGCTATCGGTAGCAAAATGCAAATGCCACAAATTGCTACGCCTGATACCGATAAATTTAAAATCCCAATCCCACCCCTACCAATTCAAGAAAAAATCGTACAGATTTTGGATCTGTTTACCAGCTTAGAAAAAGAGTTGCGGACAGAGCTTGCATTACGACAAAAGCAATATGCTTATTACCGTGAGCTATTATTATCATTTGATAGTAATTCTCAACAATTCCCGACACACACACACACACTGGCGACGGTGGTTTGGAAAACTTTGGGGGAAGTGGTTGATTATATTCAACCTAGTAAATACTTGGTTCATTCTACGGATTATCATGATAGCTTTAAAATACCTGTTCTAACAGCGGGCAAGACATTTATTTTGGGCTATACCAATGAAACGGACGGCATTTACCCAGCTTCTGATAATCCTGTGATTATTTTTGATGATTTTACCACTGCAAATAAATGGGTGAATTTTGATTTTAAAGCCAAATCGTCGGCAATGAAAATCATTGTTCAAAAAGATAATCAAGTGTTATTAAGGTATGTGTATCATTGGTTAAATACTTTGCCAGATGAAGAAAGTACAGACCATAAACGCCAATGGATTAGTAATTTTTCCAAAAAACCAATCCCAATTCCACCCCTATCCACCCAAACCCAAATTGTCGCCATCTTGGATAAATTTGACACGCTGACCAACTCTTTAACACACGGCTTACCACGAGAGATAGAATTACGGCGTAAGCAGTATGAATATTATCAAGAAAAGTTGCTTGCCTTTAAGCAATAA
- a CDS encoding FAD-dependent oxidoreductase, giving the protein MTTNTPTDGRGNWRKFICLACGYIYDEALGDPEDGLPAGTRFEDIPDDWQCPLCGVKKSDFVPYDDSQADTTSHTTPTFDDPNKGVVIIGAGLAGWAVADALRALDKDIPITIICSDTGDRYHKPMLSVAISQGKTRDDLVRTTAMQSATEHRIRLLANTFVTHIDADSKTLHTTRGNVGYDDLVLAIGAVPFYPPHIATDMAWHINHIERFAGLQHTLSQNDTPKHIAIIGAGMIGTELAEDLANAKHSVSLIDISTQPLSALLPTIAGERILSAITAKGINWFGGQLVRAIAQTTTGYDITLYNHADDSEDVLHCDEVVIATGLVVDERLPVRAGVEFDKRTGIAVHRHTLQTSQPHIYALGDCISIDGVPCRYVAPHRTQAAAIAHAILGLPYAGYEHKAPMVRLKNKSISVTATGNPRADGNWQIIKDENGELSLEMTDNGEVVAKALLKLPQV; this is encoded by the coding sequence ATGACAACCAACACCCCCACTGATGGACGTGGCAACTGGCGAAAATTCATCTGCCTTGCCTGCGGTTATATCTATGATGAAGCATTGGGCGACCCAGAAGACGGCTTGCCTGCTGGCACTCGCTTTGAAGACATTCCAGACGATTGGCAATGCCCCTTGTGCGGTGTCAAAAAAAGTGATTTCGTGCCTTATGACGACAGCCAAGCAGACACCACATCTCACACCACCCCCACGTTTGACGACCCCAATAAGGGCGTGGTTATCATCGGGGCAGGTCTTGCAGGTTGGGCGGTGGCAGATGCTTTGCGTGCTTTGGACAAAGACATTCCCATCACCATCATCTGCTCTGATACAGGCGACCGCTACCACAAACCCATGCTGTCGGTCGCCATCTCACAAGGCAAAACACGAGACGACCTAGTGCGTACTACCGCCATGCAGTCTGCAACCGAGCATCGCATTCGCCTACTTGCCAACACATTTGTTACTCACATTGACGCTGACAGCAAGACCTTGCACACCACTCGTGGCAATGTCGGCTATGATGATTTGGTGCTGGCGATAGGGGCTGTGCCGTTTTATCCGCCCCACATCGCCACAGATATGGCGTGGCACATCAATCATATTGAGCGATTTGCAGGGCTTCAACACACCCTAAGCCAAAACGACACCCCAAAACACATCGCCATCATCGGTGCTGGCATGATTGGCACCGAGCTTGCCGAAGATTTGGCGAACGCCAAGCATAGCGTCAGTCTCATTGATATCAGTACACAGCCATTATCCGCCCTACTACCGACCATCGCAGGCGAGCGTATTTTATCCGCCATTACCGCCAAAGGCATCAACTGGTTTGGCGGTCAGCTCGTGCGTGCCATCGCCCAAACCACCACTGGCTACGACATCACCTTATACAATCATGCCGATGACAGTGAAGATGTGCTACATTGTGATGAAGTGGTGATTGCCACAGGGCTTGTCGTGGACGAAAGGCTGCCTGTTCGTGCAGGCGTTGAATTTGACAAACGCACAGGCATCGCCGTGCATCGCCATACCTTACAGACGAGTCAGCCACACATCTATGCCCTAGGCGACTGCATCAGCATTGATGGCGTGCCTTGCCGTTATGTCGCCCCCCATCGCACACAGGCGGCTGCCATCGCCCATGCGATTTTGGGCTTGCCATACGCAGGCTATGAACATAAAGCCCCCATGGTTCGCCTAAAAAACAAAAGCATCAGCGTTACCGCCACTGGCAACCCAAGAGCCGATGGCAATTGGCAAATCATTAAAGATGAAAACGGCGAATTGTCATTAGAAATGACAGATAATGGCGAAGTGGTGGCAAAGGCGTTGTTGAAATTGCCACAGGTTTAA
- a CDS encoding amino acid ABC transporter ATP-binding protein, translating into MIKIKNIQKSFGDNAILKGIDLSINKGQVVVILGPSGSGKTTLLRCLNGLEIADGGSITFDDGSLVVDFDKPINKHTLHALHQKSGMVFQSYNLFPHKTALENLMLGPLIAQKRNKADIQAESIALLQKVGLSDKMDLYPHQLSGGQQQRVGIARALAISPELLLFDEPTSALDPELVADVLSTMKQLATEGWTMVVVTHEISFARDVADIIVLMEDGVVVEAGTSTQMFEQSTHPRVQSFLQRINTKDL; encoded by the coding sequence ATGATTAAAATCAAAAACATACAAAAATCCTTTGGTGATAACGCCATCTTAAAAGGCATTGACCTTAGCATCAATAAAGGGCAGGTCGTGGTTATTTTGGGTCCATCAGGCTCAGGCAAAACCACGTTATTGCGTTGTCTCAATGGACTAGAAATTGCTGATGGTGGCAGTATCACTTTTGATGATGGCTCTTTGGTTGTGGATTTTGACAAGCCGATAAACAAACACACCTTGCACGCCCTACACCAAAAATCTGGCATGGTTTTTCAATCTTATAACTTATTTCCACACAAAACCGCCCTAGAAAATCTCATGCTAGGACCGCTCATCGCCCAAAAACGCAACAAAGCGGACATTCAAGCCGAATCCATCGCCCTACTACAAAAAGTAGGATTGTCTGATAAAATGGATTTGTATCCACATCAGCTGTCTGGCGGACAACAGCAACGTGTGGGCATCGCAAGGGCTTTGGCAATCTCACCTGAGCTGCTACTATTTGATGAGCCGACTTCTGCCTTAGACCCAGAGCTTGTGGCAGATGTGCTATCCACCATGAAACAGCTGGCGACCGAAGGCTGGACGATGGTTGTGGTAACCCATGAAATCAGCTTTGCTCGTGATGTGGCAGACATCATCGTCTTGATGGAAGACGGCGTGGTGGTGGAGGCTGGCACAAGCACACAAATGTTTGAGCAATCCACACACCCACGAGTGCAGTCATTTTTGCAAAGAATTAACACCAAAGACCTTTAA
- a CDS encoding amino acid ABC transporter permease, which produces MTDWLHHLLSTLPYMTDARAGIVIDSFWPMLKGGLYYSIPLAIVSFVIGLMIALGVALIRIFPRTSIIHHILYTIAKVYVSAIRGTPMLVQLFIIFYGLPNLGIKLEPVPSAIIAFSLNVGAYASETVRASILSIPKGQWEAGTSVGLTRFQSFLYVILPQALRVSIPPLSNTFIGLVKETSLASLVLVTELFKQAQIITARNYEFMLVYIEAAILYWVICFILTLIQERLEHHFDKHIAK; this is translated from the coding sequence ATGACCGACTGGTTACATCATCTTCTTAGCACCCTACCCTACATGACAGACGCCCGTGCTGGCATCGTAATTGATTCATTTTGGCCCATGTTAAAGGGCGGCTTGTATTATTCAATCCCACTTGCCATCGTCTCTTTTGTTATTGGGCTTATGATTGCACTTGGTGTGGCACTTATTCGCATTTTTCCACGCACAAGCATCATACATCATATATTGTATACCATCGCCAAAGTCTATGTGTCTGCCATTCGTGGCACGCCCATGCTCGTCCAGCTTTTTATCATATTTTATGGTCTGCCCAATCTTGGCATTAAGCTTGAACCTGTGCCATCTGCCATCATTGCCTTTTCTTTGAACGTGGGGGCTTATGCGTCCGAGACGGTTCGTGCATCGATTTTATCCATACCAAAGGGTCAATGGGAGGCTGGCACAAGCGTTGGACTGACCCGCTTTCAATCTTTTTTGTATGTGATTTTACCCCAAGCGTTGCGTGTCTCAATTCCACCTTTATCCAATACCTTTATTGGGCTTGTCAAAGAGACCTCGCTTGCGTCCTTAGTGCTGGTAACCGAGCTGTTCAAACAGGCTCAAATCATCACCGCACGCAACTATGAGTTTATGCTCGTGTACATCGAGGCTGCCATCTTGTACTGGGTCATCTGCTTTATTTTGACACTCATTCAAGAACGTCTTGAACATCATTTTGACAAGCACATTGCCAAATAA
- a CDS encoding amino acid ABC transporter substrate-binding protein translates to MNISLKWASLAIAFAVTLVGCDNSAKQSTTQDNVTTAGAESDLLERINNHGTITVGTEGTYPPFTYHDETGNLTGYDVEVTRAIADKLGVTVEFKETQWDAMMAGLDAKRFDAIANQMSLTTPERQAKYDKSEPYSWSNSVIVAPKNIKIEKWEDVKDKKSAQSMSSHYAEVAEQYGAILVPVDGMAQAITLVEQGRADMTVNDKLAIIDYFKQKPNQNLEIKIEGGDASVRGAGLAFRKHNDEAVAKISQATKELKADGTLARLGEQFFGQDISNQPTATQ, encoded by the coding sequence ATGAACATCTCACTAAAATGGGCATCACTTGCCATAGCTTTTGCTGTCACTCTGGTTGGCTGTGATAATTCTGCCAAGCAAAGCACCACACAAGACAATGTCACCACAGCTGGTGCGGAGTCTGATCTGCTTGAACGTATCAATAACCACGGCACCATCACGGTCGGCACAGAAGGCACTTATCCGCCTTTTACTTATCATGACGAAACAGGTAACTTAACTGGCTATGATGTGGAGGTTACCCGCGCGATTGCTGACAAGCTTGGCGTAACTGTGGAATTTAAAGAAACCCAATGGGATGCGATGATGGCAGGCTTAGATGCCAAACGCTTTGATGCCATTGCCAACCAAATGAGCCTAACCACGCCAGAACGCCAAGCCAAATATGACAAAAGCGAGCCTTATAGCTGGTCAAACTCTGTCATCGTTGCCCCAAAGAACATCAAGATTGAAAAGTGGGAAGATGTCAAAGATAAAAAGTCTGCCCAATCCATGAGTAGCCATTATGCAGAAGTTGCAGAACAATATGGTGCTATCTTAGTGCCTGTTGATGGCATGGCTCAGGCGATCACATTAGTAGAGCAAGGGCGTGCCGACATGACGGTGAATGACAAGCTTGCCATCATTGATTATTTTAAACAAAAACCAAATCAAAACCTTGAAATCAAAATTGAAGGGGGCGACGCCAGCGTTCGTGGTGCAGGTCTGGCATTTAGAAAACATAACGATGAAGCGGTTGCTAAAATTAGCCAAGCCACCAAAGAGCTTAAAGCTGATGGCACCTTAGCACGTCTAGGTGAGCAGTTTTTTGGTCAAGACATCAGCAATCAGCCTACTGCCACTCAATAA